A portion of the uncultured Bacteroides sp. genome contains these proteins:
- a CDS encoding PadR family transcriptional regulator, whose amino-acid sequence MNVDNVKSQMRKGMLEYCIMLLLHKEQAYASDIIQKLKEAKLIVVEGTLYPLLTRLKNDDLLCYEWIESTQGPPRKYYRITEKGEIFLGELEVSWKELNETVNHIATI is encoded by the coding sequence ATGAATGTAGATAATGTAAAATCGCAGATGCGCAAAGGGATGCTTGAATATTGCATCATGTTGCTGCTTCACAAAGAACAGGCTTATGCTTCGGATATTATTCAGAAGTTGAAAGAGGCGAAGTTGATTGTGGTAGAAGGGACATTGTATCCATTGTTGACTCGCCTTAAGAATGATGATTTGCTATGCTATGAATGGATAGAATCAACTCAGGGGCCACCTCGGAAATACTACCGGATAACGGAAAAAGGTGAGATTTTTCTTGGTGAACTAGAAGTGTCGTGGAAAGAATTAAACGAAACGGTAAATCATATTGCAACTATTTAA
- a CDS encoding GNAT family N-acetyltransferase gives MFTTRIATTDDCLLINRLASQVFPETYREILSQDQLEYMFEWMYSLENLHKQMREGHVYFIAYAESEVCGYLSVQQENADLFHLQKIYVLPSFQGARVGNFLFREAVKYIKKVHPSPCRMELNVNRNNPAIQFYEHMGMKKMREGDFPIGNGYYMNDYIMGIEIEP, from the coding sequence ATGTTTACCACACGAATAGCGACAACAGATGATTGCCTACTAATCAATAGATTAGCTTCCCAAGTATTTCCGGAAACCTATAGAGAGATTCTGTCTCAGGACCAGCTCGAGTATATGTTTGAGTGGATGTATTCTCTAGAAAACTTACACAAACAAATGAGAGAAGGACACGTTTACTTCATTGCCTACGCTGAAAGTGAGGTTTGCGGCTATCTATCTGTTCAACAGGAAAATGCAGACCTTTTCCATTTGCAAAAGATCTATGTTTTACCTTCTTTTCAAGGTGCGCGCGTAGGCAATTTTTTGTTTCGTGAAGCAGTTAAATACATAAAGAAAGTACACCCGTCTCCTTGCAGAATGGAACTTAATGTGAATAGGAATAACCCAGCAATACAGTTTTACGAGCACATGGGTATGAAGAAAATGCGTGAAGGAGATTTTCCCATTGGCAATGGATACTACATGAACGACTACATTATGGGGATAGAAATAGAACCTTGA
- a CDS encoding TlpA disulfide reductase family protein, translated as MRLLFLFICTLLFGECNAANGYYIHGKVSNIQDGTLLYLRLVGPPSQDIDSVVVENGEFFLKGETGDSPTWVTLSFKNKFLPLCDFYLEKGDIFVTGETYDSKAKGTRTNDEYNVYKQNILSLYNKQSGLYGDLAIHSSEKGAVYTDSMNIEIKKLESHIDSVEINYIKTYPASIVSLRILTYKSGRMDGNSLKSAISLLDSSLQNAPETLKMKQYAEDLLLSREGIMAADFSLVTAKGKSFKLSDLRGKYVLIDFWASWCAPCRNALPGLARLYDKYKGQDFEIVGFSIDQNVDKWHQALQEENCMWPQVCDPTGKVAKLYAVSLIPLTVIIDPDGKILSRGLSKNELADKLAEIFKDK; from the coding sequence ATGAGATTACTATTTTTATTTATATGTACTTTGTTGTTCGGTGAATGTAATGCCGCTAATGGATATTATATTCATGGTAAAGTGTCTAATATTCAAGATGGTACACTTCTGTATCTTCGTTTAGTGGGTCCACCTTCTCAAGATATAGACAGCGTTGTTGTTGAAAATGGAGAATTCTTTTTAAAAGGGGAAACAGGTGATTCACCCACGTGGGTCACGCTCTCTTTTAAGAATAAATTTCTTCCACTTTGCGATTTTTATCTTGAAAAAGGGGATATTTTTGTAACTGGTGAGACTTATGATTCTAAGGCAAAAGGAACCCGCACCAATGATGAATACAATGTGTATAAGCAGAATATCCTTTCTTTATATAACAAACAGAGTGGTCTTTATGGCGATTTGGCTATTCATTCCTCTGAAAAGGGAGCAGTCTACACGGATAGTATGAATATAGAGATCAAGAAATTGGAAAGTCATATAGATAGTGTGGAGATAAATTATATTAAAACCTATCCGGCTTCTATTGTCTCTTTAAGAATATTGACCTATAAATCTGGCCGTATGGATGGTAATAGTCTAAAATCGGCAATTTCTTTGTTAGATTCGTCTTTACAAAATGCCCCTGAAACGCTAAAGATGAAGCAATATGCCGAAGATTTATTGCTTTCTAGAGAAGGGATAATGGCCGCTGATTTTTCTCTGGTAACAGCCAAAGGTAAGTCTTTTAAGTTGTCTGATCTGAGAGGTAAATATGTACTGATTGACTTTTGGGCTTCTTGGTGTGCTCCTTGTCGGAATGCTTTGCCAGGGCTAGCGCGTTTATATGATAAGTATAAAGGTCAAGACTTTGAAATTGTGGGCTTTTCTATTGATCAGAATGTAGATAAGTGGCATCAAGCGCTTCAAGAAGAGAATTGTATGTGGCCACAGGTTTGTGATCCTACCGGCAAGGTGGCTAAACTATATGCTGTGTCATTAATTCCTTTAACAGTGATTATAGATCCGGACGGCAAAATCCTGAGCAGGGGACTCTCCAAAAATGAATTAGCTGATAAGCTTGCTGAGATATTCAAAGATAAATAG
- a CDS encoding formate--tetrahydrofolate ligase, with protein MKSDIEIARTTELKKIKQVAEEIGIPRDEVENYGRYIAKIPEHLIDEEKVKKSNLILVTAITATKAGIGKTTVSIGLALGLSKIGKKAIVALREPSLGPCFGMKGGAAGGGYAQVLPMEKINLHFTGDFHAITSAHNMISALLDNYLYQNQSKGFGLKEILWRRVLDVNDRSLRSIVVGLGPKSNGITQESGFDITPASEIMAILCLAKDVTDLRRRIENILLGFTYDNKPFTVKDLGVAGAVAVLLKEAIHPNLVQTTENTAAFVHGGPFANIAHGCNSLLATKMAMTFGDYVITEAGFGADLGAEKFYNIKCRKSGLQPRLTVIVATAQGLKMHGGVSLDRIKEPNIEGLSEGLQNLDKHIRNLRSFGQTIIVAFNKYASDAEEEIELIRAHCTELGVGFAINNAFTEGGEGAADLANLVVETIEKKPSQPLKFTYKDTDTVQQKIEKVATKIYGASIVTYSSTARNMIKQIGELGVSHYPVCIAKTQYSFSADPKIYGAVNNFEFHIKDIVINNGAEMIVAIAGEILRMPGLPKEPQALHIDIVDGNIEGLS; from the coding sequence ATGAAATCAGATATAGAGATAGCACGTACTACAGAGTTAAAGAAGATAAAGCAAGTTGCCGAAGAGATCGGTATTCCGCGAGACGAAGTCGAAAACTATGGACGTTACATCGCTAAGATACCCGAACATTTGATCGATGAAGAGAAAGTGAAGAAGAGTAATCTGATTTTGGTTACCGCCATCACTGCCACAAAAGCCGGTATTGGTAAAACAACCGTTTCTATTGGTTTGGCTCTGGGATTAAGTAAGATCGGAAAGAAAGCCATTGTTGCCCTACGCGAACCCTCTTTAGGCCCTTGCTTCGGAATGAAGGGTGGGGCAGCCGGAGGCGGATATGCTCAGGTGCTTCCGATGGAGAAGATCAACTTGCATTTTACCGGTGATTTTCATGCCATCACTTCGGCACACAACATGATTTCAGCTCTGCTTGATAACTACCTCTATCAAAATCAGTCGAAAGGATTTGGATTAAAAGAAATACTTTGGCGCAGGGTGCTCGATGTGAACGACCGTTCGCTGCGTAGTATTGTTGTAGGATTAGGGCCTAAAAGCAATGGTATCACTCAAGAATCCGGCTTCGATATTACACCTGCTTCCGAAATTATGGCCATACTTTGCCTTGCTAAAGATGTGACAGATCTTCGCCGTCGGATTGAGAATATATTACTTGGGTTCACGTATGATAACAAACCCTTTACGGTGAAAGATCTTGGAGTGGCCGGTGCTGTAGCTGTACTATTAAAAGAAGCTATTCATCCTAACTTGGTGCAAACCACTGAAAATACAGCTGCTTTTGTTCATGGTGGCCCGTTTGCCAATATAGCCCATGGGTGTAATTCGTTGTTGGCTACGAAGATGGCAATGACTTTTGGTGATTATGTCATTACAGAAGCAGGCTTTGGTGCCGATCTTGGTGCTGAGAAATTTTATAATATCAAGTGTCGCAAATCAGGCCTTCAACCCCGCTTAACTGTTATCGTTGCTACTGCACAAGGATTAAAGATGCATGGTGGTGTGAGTTTAGATCGCATTAAAGAGCCCAACATAGAAGGACTTTCGGAAGGACTTCAAAATCTGGATAAACACATCCGCAACCTGCGTTCGTTCGGACAGACCATCATTGTGGCGTTCAATAAATACGCCAGTGATGCTGAAGAGGAGATTGAATTGATCCGTGCCCATTGTACTGAACTTGGCGTAGGCTTTGCCATCAACAATGCCTTTACCGAAGGTGGAGAAGGTGCTGCAGACTTGGCCAATCTTGTAGTGGAAACCATTGAGAAGAAACCGTCTCAACCATTGAAGTTTACCTATAAAGACACTGACACCGTTCAGCAGAAGATAGAAAAAGTAGCTACTAAGATTTATGGTGCCAGCATTGTTACATATAGTAGTACCGCTCGCAATATGATTAAGCAAATTGGCGAACTGGGAGTTTCTCATTATCCTGTTTGCATTGCCAAGACGCAATACTCTTTCTCCGCCGATCCCAAAATATATGGTGCGGTAAACAACTTCGAGTTTCACATCAAAGACATTGTGATAAATAATGGTGCTGAGATGATTGTGGCCATTGCGGGAGAAATACTTCGTATGCCCGGATTGCCCAAAGAGCCGCAAGCACTGCATATCGATATTGTTGATGGAAATATTGAAGGGCTTAGTTAA
- a CDS encoding PKD-like family lipoprotein — MMKKYLFILLSILSFTSCIKDEGNYDYITLKEVKIGGLENSYRFILQKTQTITPEITTEINPSDLSYCWRVGGDTLSTDKALTYTFAKVLTSSNLLTFEVIDKLTNVRYVKRMDLAVVSPFETGWLILGNVQGKAQLDFQSYEDEKKYFTDIYKQVNGESFSGTAKIVKQLNYQDASSGAYMDRVSVICKGGKSVELDGSSFLRRKYYEDEFKGASLSIDAISSEHYSIDNSLFIISKGNIYEKTPGSMGTPDDAYYQYPLSGDSQGYKVAANYAKGYSNGDFYLCLDELNHRYVDFQRSSLSTKISSLTVDKNSSAVIDPDHVDGISVWMGQAYNGNALSIVKTDAGKYVLHVLSCIWDGSWTLLAKYDIPDGVITEASCFTPHKVNPYLMIATGNKLMALNLEALSSGAAAINDVHTYEAPITAMHYAYNANKGVNELGLAIQESATSSALLLINPSLTAMGEILKKYGNMEGTITSLWRKIM; from the coding sequence ATGATGAAAAAATATTTATTTATACTACTTTCTATTTTATCTTTTACTTCTTGCATAAAAGATGAAGGAAATTATGATTATATAACGCTCAAGGAAGTAAAGATAGGTGGCTTGGAAAATTCTTATCGTTTTATTTTGCAAAAGACTCAAACGATAACTCCTGAAATAACTACCGAGATAAATCCTAGTGATCTTAGCTATTGCTGGCGTGTGGGGGGAGATACTTTGTCTACGGACAAAGCGCTTACTTACACCTTTGCTAAAGTCCTGACATCGTCTAATCTTTTGACTTTTGAGGTGATTGACAAGCTAACGAATGTTCGCTATGTGAAGAGAATGGATTTGGCTGTTGTTTCTCCCTTCGAAACAGGATGGCTCATCTTAGGGAATGTACAGGGAAAGGCTCAATTGGATTTTCAGTCTTACGAAGATGAAAAGAAATACTTCACAGACATCTATAAACAAGTTAACGGCGAAAGTTTTTCAGGAACAGCCAAAATTGTGAAACAACTGAATTATCAGGATGCTTCTTCAGGAGCTTATATGGATAGAGTAAGTGTGATTTGCAAAGGTGGAAAGAGCGTGGAACTTGATGGAAGTAGTTTTTTGAGACGTAAATATTATGAAGATGAATTCAAAGGCGCATCTCTTAGTATTGATGCTATCAGCTCAGAACATTATTCAATTGATAATAGTCTGTTTATCATTAGTAAGGGCAATATTTATGAGAAAACGCCAGGTAGCATGGGCACTCCGGATGATGCTTATTATCAATATCCACTGTCTGGAGATAGCCAAGGATATAAGGTTGCTGCTAATTATGCCAAGGGGTATAGCAATGGTGATTTTTACCTCTGTTTGGATGAACTCAATCACCGCTATGTAGATTTTCAGCGCTCTTCTCTCTCTACAAAGATCTCTTCATTGACTGTGGATAAGAATAGCTCGGCTGTTATTGACCCCGATCATGTAGACGGAATTTCCGTATGGATGGGACAGGCCTATAATGGCAACGCTCTTAGTATTGTGAAAACAGATGCGGGTAAGTATGTGCTGCATGTTCTTTCTTGTATTTGGGATGGTTCGTGGACTTTATTGGCTAAGTATGACATTCCGGATGGAGTGATTACTGAGGCGAGTTGTTTTACGCCTCACAAGGTGAATCCTTATTTGATGATTGCTACAGGCAATAAATTGATGGCACTCAATTTGGAAGCTCTTTCTTCGGGAGCCGCTGCCATAAATGATGTTCATACCTATGAGGCTCCGATAACGGCGATGCATTATGCTTATAATGCCAACAAAGGAGTGAATGAGTTAGGTTTAGCTATTCAAGAGAGTGCCACTTCGAGTGCTCTATTGCTCATTAATCCTTCACTAACTGCTATGGGAGAAATTTTAAAGAAATATGGAAATATGGAAGGGACTATTACTAGTCTCTGGCGTAAAATAATGTAA